From Penicillium psychrofluorescens genome assembly, chromosome: 1, one genomic window encodes:
- a CDS encoding uncharacterized protein (ID:PFLUO_002156-T1.cds;~source:funannotate), translated as MNIYRVVNLALLFAALADAYANPGSCSGECVVSDPTLIQRSSDNVYFRFSTGNEISYASSSSIEGPWTVIGSMLPEGSSIDLAGNTDLWAPDAHIVDGLYYVYYSVSTFGSQGSAIGLATSETMEADSWTDHGSTGVASTSAVTYNAIDPNLIDAGGTYYLNFGSFWDDIYQVPMNSDATESSSSSYNIAYDPTGDHAVEGSYMYQYGDYYYLFYSAGICCGYDTSMPAAGQEYKIKVCRSTSVSGGFVDEDGTACTDGGGTIVLESHDDVYGPGGQGVYTDPSLGPVLYYHYINTNIGYADDEKQFGWNQIDFSTGWPVV; from the exons ATGAATATTTACCGCGTTGTAAATCTTGCGCTGCTTTTCGCCGCATTAGCAGATGCATACGCTAACCCGGGATCTTGTTCGGGAGAGTGCGTCGTCAGCGACCCAACTTTGATCCAGCGATCTTCCGATAATGTCTACTTCCGCTTTTCTACTGGAAACGAAATCTCCTACGCCAGTTCGTCATCGATTGAGGGTCCGTGGACGGTAATTGGGTCTATGCTGCCTGAGGGGTCGTCAATTGATTTGGCTGGAAATACCGATCTCTGG GCACCAGACGCTCATATCGTCGACGGCCTCTACTACGTTTACTACTCCGTCTCTACATTCGGCTCACAGGGCTCGGCAATCGGATTGGCCACATCGGAAACCATGGAGGCAGATTCTTGGACAGACCACGGATCCACCGGTGTCGCATCCACATCTGCAGTGACATACAATGCCATTGATCCCAATTTAATTGATGCTGGCGGCACGTATTACCTGAACTTTGGTTCTTTTTGGGACGACATCTACCAAGTGCCGATGAACTCAGACGCTACAGAGAGTTCGTCCTCGTCATACAACATTGCTTACGATCCCACCGGGGATCATGCTGTCGAGGGATCTTATATGTATCAGTATGGAGATTACTACTATCTTTTCTATTCAGCGGGTATTTGCTGTGGTTATGACACTTCTAtgcctgctgctgggcaggAATATAAGATCAAAGTGTGTCGGTCGACCTCTGTCAGCGGTGGTTTT gtcgacgaagatggcacTGCTTGCACGGATGGAGGTGGTACTATTGTGCTGGAAAGTCATGACGATGTCTATGGTCCTGGTGGACA AGGCGTCTACACGGACCCCAGCCTGGGTCCGGTTCTTTACTACCACTATATCAACACGAATATCGGGTATGCTGACGATGAGAAGCAGTTTGGGTGGAACCAGATTGATTTTTCCACTGGATGGCCTGTCGTGTAG
- a CDS encoding uncharacterized protein (ID:PFLUO_002157-T1.cds;~source:funannotate), with amino-acid sequence MSWRENNRTLQILSAAEKGGYGVLAAIVYNVEHITAFVQAAEHCRSPLIIQLFPSSLKQTPSLVFAAAAAARNASVPIAVHLDHAQGYEHIKEVAEKLPFDSIMVDMSHYEKEENLERTRILREYCHEHGISVEAETGRIEGGEDGIMGTGDLAAILTNPEDVEEFIAAGVDFLAPSVGNIHGDYGPKGPNLDMDRLKQIFEAMNGRVRLVLHGTNDFSLELTQACIRAGVTKVNVNKVVLDPWHAHLRANVHRPLTELMEEGIQLLAKEMGRWMDTVGSSGRA; translated from the exons ATGAGTTGGCGTGAGAACAACCGGACACTGCAAATTCTCTCCGCGGCGGAAAAGGGAGGCTATGGAGTCCTAGCAGCTATCGT ATATAATGTGGAACACATCACAGCATTCGTACAGGCGGCGGAACATTGCCGATCGCCTTTGATTATTCAACTGTTCCCATCATCGCTCAAACAAACGCCCTCGCTAGTtttcgccgccgccgctgccgcgcgAAACGCCTCAGTTCCAATCGCTGTCCATCTAGACCATGCACAAGGATATGAGCACATCAAAGAAGTGGCAGAGAAACTCCCCTTTGACTCGATCATGGTGGACATGAGTCACTATGAAAAAGAGGAGAACCTGGAAAGGACTCGTATCCTGCGCGAGTACTGCCACGAGCACGGGATCTCGGTAGAAGCAGAGACGGGAAGGATAGAAGgtggtgaagatggcatAATGGGTACGGGGGATCTGGCTG CGATCCTGACCAACCCAGAAGACGTTGAAGAGTTCATTGCTGCGGGAGTGGATTTTCTGGCTCCAAGCGTTGGTAACATTCATGGCGATTACGGGCCGAAGGGACCAAATCTCGACATGGACAGACTAAAGCAAATCTTCGAAGCCATGAACGGCCGGGTACGATTGGTTCTGCATGGCACCAATGACTTTTCTCTCGAATTGACACAGGCCTGTATCCGGGCCGGAGTCACCAAGGTCAACGTGAACAAAGTTGTACTGGATCCATGGCATGCCCATCTGAGGGCAAATGTTCATCGTCCTCTTACGGAGCTCATGGAGGAAGGGATTCAGCTCCTGGCTAAGGAGATGGGGAGGTGGATGGATACTGTCGGTAGTAGCGGGAGAGCATGA
- a CDS encoding uncharacterized protein (ID:PFLUO_002158-T1.cds;~source:funannotate) has translation MNASKDVTDHGHSLICKRRHVKCDEARPQCGPCSKGSRPCVYTPSESPRGPGSDSPWSPEASNDVRRSPVHAPLQVLVDACDQEQPLREESTRRDSGSVAPQPAPAGETHMPAPTTLASAETPHPFVPSPGTDSSVASRVAPLSWFELLATDAANADNGFLLSPPQWFPGTPGDVTVRDPYRLNLQPRSWRERESFQAAAFPRGFAFESHLVSRNTEGQCTVSDEKTLWSTSHPIVLSDREHRIFRHFVRISSQWLDFYDPEKHFSGLVPRLALRNLGLMKALLALSARHLSLGSGMLDPPIGGTDTDTDNGSDHDTIDRNMAVEYYYETLHYLNKAMQYPSYTHSPELIATALLISTYEMIDGSNQDWERHLKGVFWIQRFQDNDGESGGLRQAVWWAWLRQDTWVAMRERRRVFSFWHPKKPASALTGPELATRATYLLAQCVNYASKEEIEKSNMAQRLERGSELLYMLQEWHDALPQDFNPLPILSHTELFPPIWVHPPSYAAGLQIHSLARVLVILHRPSSGGYQDYRAAQKLLALSMNTICGIARAVDKAENAASLVSLHCLFGAGMCVYDPQERLVVLDLLDSCQNRVRWPLTSLRRELELEYQKDDLSEFAG, from the exons ATGAACGCGAGCAAAGATGTCACTGACCACGGACATAGTCTCATTTGCAAACGCCGCCACGTCAAGTGTGACGAA GCGCGGCCACAATGCGGGCCCTGTAGTAAAGGCAGTCGGCCCTGTGTCTATACGCCAAGCGAGTCCCCGCGTGGCCCCGGTAGTGATTCCCCGTGGTCTCCAGAGGCGTCCAACGATGTGAGGCGGTCTCCCGTGCATGCGCCACTGCAGGTACTGGTGGACGCTTGCGATCAGGAGCAGCCACTACGCGAGGAGAGCACCCGGAGGGATTCCGGGTCGGTGGCCCCTCAACCTGCGCCCGCAGGCGAGACGCACATGCCAGCACCCACAACCCTTGCGTCTGCCGAGACACCACATCCATTCGTCCCGTCGCCGGGGACTGACAGCTCGGTCGCATCGAGGGTCGCGCCCCTCAGTTGGTTCGAGCTATTGGCAACTGATGCCGCCAACGCGGACAATGGGTTTTTGCTATCGCCGCCTCAGTGGTTCCCCGGCACCCCGGGGGATGTCACGGTGCGTGATCCTTACCGGTTGAATCTACAGCCCCGGAGTTGGCGAGAACGCGAGAGCTTCCAGGCCGCCGCTTTCCCCAGAGGTTTCGCCTTCGAGTCGCATCTAGTGTCGCGAAACACTGAGGGGCAATGTACGGTGTCTGACGAAAAAACATTATGGAGCACATCGCATCCGATCGTGCTATCCGACCGTGAGCATCGCATTTTCCGTCATTTTGTACGCATCTCTAGCCAATGGCTGGATTTCTACGATCCCGAGAAGCACTTCTCGGGCTTGGTTCCACGTCTGGCCCTTCGGAATCTTGGCCTAATGAAAGCGTTGCTGGCGCTCTCTGCACGGCATCTCTCTCTAGGATCTGGTATGCTCGACCCCCCTATTGGAGGCACCGATACCGACACCGACAATGGATCCGATCACGACACCATTGACCGCAATATGGCAGTGGAGTACTACTATGAGACACTGCATTATCTGAACAAAGCGATGCAGTACCCCTCTTATACCCACAGCCCAGAACTGATTGCAACGGCTCTGCTCATTAGTACGTACGAGATGATCGATGGTTCCAATCAAGATTGGGAGAGGCATCTCAAAGGCGTGTTCTGGATTCAACGATTTCAGGATAATGACGGCGAGTCTGGTGGTCTCCGGCAGGCCGTGTGGTGGGCATGGCTCCGACAAGATACCTGGGTTGCCATGCGCGAGCGACGTCGAGTGTTCAGTTTCTGGCACCCCAAAAAGCCTGCATCAGCCCTGACGGGCCCGGAGTTGGCCACGCGGGCCACGTATCTGCTGGCACAGTGCGTGAACTATGcgtccaaggaggagatAGAAAAGTCAAACATGGCACAGCGTCTGGAACGGGGAAGCGAGCTGCTCTATATGCTACAGGAATGGCATGACGCTCTGCCTCAAGACTTCAACCCCTTGCCTATTCTCTCCCACACCGAGCTCTTCCCGCCTATCTGGGTTCATCCACCATCCTATGCTGCTGGACTGCAGATTCACAGTCTTGCTCGAGTCCTAGTCATTCTTCACCGACCGTCCTCGGGCGGTTATCAAGATTATCGCGCAGCGCAAAAACTTCTTGCTCTATCCATGAACACGATTTGTGGCATTGCGCGGGCAGTCGACAAAGCAGAAAATGCAGCGAGTCTGGTTTCTTTGCACTGTCTTTTTGGAG CTGGAATGTGCGTTTACGATCCCCAAGAACGATTGGTggttctggatctcctcgacTCGTGCCAAAACCGAGTGCGCTGGCCCTTGACCTCGCTGCGCAGGGAATTGGAACTGGAATATCAGAAAGATGATCTCTCAGAGTTTGCTGGATGA